In Ascaphus truei isolate aAscTru1 chromosome 5, aAscTru1.hap1, whole genome shotgun sequence, one genomic interval encodes:
- the ZBED4 gene encoding zinc finger BED domain-containing protein 4: MDKNKEAFPKMKIETINNLKGEHEDDQINSGTDEMDIKMESDDLKQSESSDEQEDKEHCADTSNKFVSSENEDDYGVLFSQYTTTLYDAAMEAVTQSILTNKNISNRKKSPAWNHFFISPRDSTKAICMYCMKEFSRGKNEKDLSTSCLMRHVRRAHATVLISENGNMPGISSYSTPTLLLPPQPPDVVEANVTPTKVRKLTSKMYPPEKILEESVSVLSSEEASSDLSISEKNSKEEVTVVFPITSTNNQCDETVETLTDKHIPTQKNTSGSRRRSAVWKHFYLSPLDNSKAVCIHCMNEFSRGKNGKDLGTSCLIRHMWRAHRSIVLQENGGGTSLPPPYSVPPTLLPSLLCTDGGDISSVAVSPGKIGKESTSVPSSPDRVLEEMQCSVTNGNLLIDDGTTVLHSCEDIGEALLLASPEKLGEGRSPLAYKPPIIFQQNKKAMKRLKSEVWHHFSLSPTDNLKAVCRYCNCMISRGRKGDLGTSCLMRHLYRRHPEIIINQKSFDVGLANSPYATLASAECSSKMTELPTVATHDNQITFPANSKKTSKLWNHFSICSADSTKVICMHCGRTISRGKKPTNLGTSCLLRHLQRFHNNVLQNNGVSETLSSADGHTPVNTDLTASSSFDETNDKFCDSHPVAKKITSLVAEMIALDLQPYSFVNNVGFNRLLEYLQPQYSLPSPSYFSRAAIPDMYENVKHVIFSHLKEAESGVVHFTAGIWMSSQTREYLTLTAHWVTFESSFRPHSEDYHCSALLHVSQIDCDYNGVSVQKHLEYLWESWITSCGLQIGITVTDNHSIGKTLNESEHSSVQCFGHTVDLIVNEAIKSQRMVQNLLSIARKICERVHRSAKAKEKLAELQKEYGLPQHQLIQDVPSKWNTSFHMLERLIEQKRAIDEMSIECNFRELISCDQWEVMQSVCHALKAFEAASREMSMHMATLSQVIPMIHILNRKIEMLFEETMGIDTMLKSLKEAMVCRLSSTLHDPRYIFATLLDPRYKASLFAEEEAEEYKQGLIRELEILSSTSHDIPVPNGCNKSSPKNKGEENIWSLMANMKKSKHLKKLPEDIVLAYLEEEVLEHNCDPLTYWNLKKSSWPVLSKLAVRFLGCPPSIIPSERLFNTSNDNSNFNQTRLMMEHFEQLIFLKVNLPLIYFQY; encoded by the coding sequence ATGGATAAAAACAAAGAAGCATTCCCAAAAATGAAAATCGAAACAATAAACAATTTGAAAGGTGAACACGAagatgatcaaataaatagtGGCACAGATGAAATGGATATAAAGATGGAATCCGACGACCTAAAACAAAGCGAAAGCAGCGATGAACAGGAAGACAAGGAACACTGTGCAGATACCTCTAACAAATTTGTATCCTCTGAAAATGAGGATGATTATGGTGTCTTATTTTCACAGTACACTACTACGCTCTATGACGCAGCAATGGAAGCTGTTACACAAAGCATTCTTACAAATAAGAATATTAGCAATCGGAAGAAATCCCCAGCATGgaaccatttttttatttctcccAGGGACAGTACCAAAGcaatatgcatgtactgtatgaaagAATTTAGCAGGGGGAAAAATGAAAAAGACCTTAGTACGAGCTGTCTCATGAGACATGTGAGGAGGGCACATGCTACAGTGCTTATTTCAGAAAATGGAAATATGCCGGGTATATCATCTTACTCTACCCCTACATTACTACTACCTCCGCAGCCTCCAGATGTTGTGGAAGCAAATGTTACACCTACAAAAGTTAGGAAACTTACATCAAAAATGTATCCCCCAGAAAaaatattggaggaatctgtgtCTGTGCTGTCGTCAGAAGAAGCATCTTCAGACTTGTCAATATCAGAAAAAAATAGCAAAGAGGAGGTTACTGTTGTCTTTCCAATTACTTCAACAAATAACCAGTGTGACGAAACAGTGGAAACTCTAACAGATAAACATATTCCCACTCAAAAAAATACATCTGGGTCTAGGAGACGCTCTGCGGTCTGGAAGCACTTTTATTTGTCTCCACTGGATAATTCAAAAGCTGTTTGTATCCACTGTATGAATGAATTCAGCAGAGGCAAAAATGGGAAGGACCTTGGAACTAGTTGCTTAATCAGACATATGTGGAGAGCTCATCGTTCAATTGTTTTGCAAGAGAATGGTGGAGGAACAAGTCTGCCGCCTCCCTATTCTGTTCCTCCTACGTTATTACCATCACTTCTATGTACAGATGGAGGAGATATCAGTTCTGTTGCGGTCTCTCCAGGGAAAATAGGGAAAGAATCTACTTCTGTACCTTCGTCTCCAGACAGAGTATTGGAAGAAATGCAGTGCAGTGTCACCAATGGAAATTTGCTGATAGATGATGGAACAACCGTTTTGCATTCCTGCGAGGATATTGGTGAAGCATTATTGTTAGCCTCCCCTGAAAAGCTAGGCGAGGGTCGAAGTCCTTTAGCATACAAGCCACCCATCATTTtccaacaaaacaaaaaagctatGAAAAGACTGAAGTCGGAGGTTTGGCACCATTTTTCATTATCCCCAACTGATAACTTGAAAGCTGTGTGCAGATACTGCAATTGCATGATTAGTCGGGGTAGAAAAGGTGATTTGGGTACCAGTTGCTTGATGAGACATCTTTATAGACGACacccagaaataataataaaccaaAAAAGCTTTGACGTTGGTTTGGCTAATTCTCCTTATGCTACATTAGCCTCTGCAGAGTGTTCATCAAAAATGACAGAGCTGCCAACCGTAGCAACTCATGATAATCAAATTACATTTCCTGCAAATAGCAAGAAGACCTCAAAACTGTGGAATCACTTTTCAATTTGTTCTGCAGATTCTACTAAAGTAATATGTATGCACTGTGGCCGCACAATAAGCAGGGGGAAGAAGCCAACAAATTTAGGCACTAGTTGCTTATTGAGACACTTACAACGGTTCCACAACAATGTGCTACAAAACAATGGTGTTTCAGAAACTTTATCATCTGCAGATGGACACACGCCAGTAAACACAGATTTAACAGCCTCCTCATCTTTTGATGAAACCAATGATAAATTTTGTGACTCTCACCCAGTTGCCAAAAAAATCACAAGTCTTGTAGCTGAAATGATTGCACTTGATCTTCAGCCATACTCCTTTGTAAATAATGTTGGTTTTAATAGACTTCTTGAATACCTTCAACCTCAATATTCGTTACCATCTCCATCTTACTTTTCTAGGGCCGCAATTCCAGATATGTATGAAAATGTGAAACACGTAATATTCTCACACTTGAAAGAAGCTGAAAGTGGTGTAGTACATTTTACAGCTGGAATATGGATGAGCAGTCAGACCCGGGAATATTTAACACTTACTGCTCATTGGGTAACATTTGAGTCTTCGTTCAGACCGCATAGTGAAGATTACCACTGTTCAGCACTTTTACATGTTTCACAGATTGATTGTGACTATAACGGTGTCAGTGTTCAAAAACATCTAGAATATTTATGGGAATCCTGGATAACCTCATGTGGACTTCAAATAGGCATCACTGTAACAGATAATCATAGCATAGGGAAAACTTTAAACGAGAGCGAACATTCAAGTGTTCAGTGCTTTGGACACACTGTGGATCTAATTGTAAATGAGGCTATTAAGAGTCAAAGAATGGTTCAAAATCTACTGAGTATTGCAAGAAAAATTTGTGAACGTGTTCACCGGTCAGCAAAAGCGAAAGAAAAACTAGCAGAGCTCCAAAAAGAATATGGATTGCCTCAACATCAATTAATTCAAGATGTTCCCTCAAAGTGGAACACATCATTTCATATGTTAGAACGGCTAATTGAACAGAAGAGAGCAATTGATGAGATGTCAATTGAGTGCAACTTTAGGGAGCTAATAAGTTGTGATCAATGGGAAGTCATGCAGTCTGTCTGCCATGCTCTGAAAGCATTTGAGGCTGCCAGTAGAGAAATGAGTATGCACATGGCCACTTTAAGTCAAGTGATTCCAATGATTCATATACTCAACAGAAAGATAGAAATGTTGTTTGAGGAAACAATGGGAATAGATACCATGCTAAAATCGCTTAAAGAAGCCATGGTTTGTCGACTGTCCTCCACACTTCATGATCCCAGGTACATTTTTGCAACACTCTTGGACCCCCGCTACAAGGCATCCTTATTTGCAGAGGAGGAGGCTGAAGAATACAAACAAGGATTAATCAGGGAACTGGAAATACTAAGTTCTACCTCACATGATATACCTGTTCCTAATGGGTGTAACAAAAGTTCACCTAAAAACAAGGGGGAGGAAAATATTTGGTCACTCATGGCCAACATGAAAAAATCTAAGCATTTAAAGAAGTTACCTGAAGACATTGTGCTTGCTTACCTGGAAGAAGAGGTGCTTGAGCATAACTGTGATCCACTAACATACTGGAATTTGAAGAAATCGTCCTGGCCAGTTTTATCAAAGCTTGCTGTCCGATTCCTTGGATGTCCACCTAGCAttattccttctgagagactatttaacacctcaaatgATAATAGCAACTTTAACCAAACTAGGCTGATGATGGAACATTTTGAGCAACTTATCTTTTTAAAAGTGAATCTCCCCTTAATTTACTTTCAGTATTGA